In the Phyllopteryx taeniolatus isolate TA_2022b chromosome 1, UOR_Ptae_1.2, whole genome shotgun sequence genome, GTAGCCGTCAGCGTTCCTGTGCAAAGACGCGTTATTTGTTCAGAAATGCACACCTGCGAATACCAGTGttgggaagtaatgaagtacaaaaTGGTCGACACAAAGTTCTGCCTCAAAGCTCCGCCGGGACcaagaaacaataaaaagttgTGTCCGGAACCGTGTTTGAcctggacatttattgcagacggactcCTAAACTTTGCCGAAAACCAAAGAGGAGCCTTTGTAAGTGATTTtgaagacactgttagatgcgTAATGTACATCTAACATGCTAAGTCGGAGTGAGCTGAATGGCGACCCAAAACGGTCATCGTTTAGCATCTCAAATGACGTAGAGCAAAATGAGGCTGTACACTCAGTGCCGACGTTTGCGGTTTCGGATTggagtccatccctcataaatgagaatccAATGCACCCGACGCATCGACGGTGCACTCCTACTTGTCAAAAACACGGAAGCACTCCGCCAACTCTTCCTCGCTCTTGCCGGCCTGGTCCTCCTTGAGCAGCCTCACCATCATGACCAAGAACTCCTCGAAGTCGATGGTCCCGCTGCCTGCGAGAAAGGGACATCCTCCATTATTGGACCGGCGAGGTTGAGTCAAAGCGAAGGCTCGCTCGTTGACCTCGATATCGGTCGGAAAGCCGAGCGAAAGGCTGCGTCGAGGTCATTATTTGACAGCGGAGTATTTTCTTTGTTCAGTAGCAAATGAAGGGCGCGGGTTCTTGTTTGATTCCAGCGCTTCTCTTCGCTCACCGTCCTCGTCCACCTCCTCGATGATCTCATCCAGCTCCTCCCTCGTCGGGTTTTGGCCCAGCATCCTCATCACGGTGCCCAGCTCCTTGGTGCTGATGTCGCCGCCGCCGTCGGTGTCGAACATGTCGAAGGCGGCCTTGAACTCTAGAGAGCGAGCGAGACGGTTTGCAACTTGCAATCGTTTCAgtcgttcaattcaaaaagccCGACTTTTACGTGATCTAGATTCATTCAAtatttcttgagatggtgacTTGTGGGTTTTCGGAAGCTGTCAGTCACAAGCGTCAACGTTTTACACACCCACATAAATCGAGACattgtgaaatatttcactcttcatCAAGAAAGCTAAACGATATATTCGTTTTGCTTTTGAGCTGCACCTCGAATGTCTAAAATGGGCAAAAACGAAGATTTAGATTTTGAAAAGCCCCTTCAGCCATGCGCTATCGACTGCTAACTGATTTAAATATGCATCTAAAATTGTCATTGAATAATGATCATCATACTTGATCAACTTCCTGGTGCGGTGCACACACTTCCTGACAGTCTTGACACTCTTATTCGCCTTTTTCGAGCCCATCCTCCGCGTATTCGCGGGGAAAAACTAATTGggaatttgaaacattttttcatgCCAATTATAATCAGTGTCAATTATTCGCGTGTTTCCACTATTCGCTGTCAAATGGCGGGCGTCCGCTccgctatatatatagatatatatatatatatagatatttacaaatatttggaGTGATTtccttaaaataagaaaatcatCTTTCTGGTGCAGCACGGTGGcaaatcctgtgtggagtttgcatgttctccccgtgcccgcttgggtgggttttctccgggcactccgctttcctcccgcattcccaaaacacgcatgctagtttaattgacgactctaaattgtccgtaggtgtgactgtgagcgcgaacggttgtttgtttgtacgtgccgtgcgattggctggcgaccggttcaacccgcccgatgatagccgggatgggctccggcacgcccgcgacccgcgtgaggagaagcggctcccaAAATGATCTTTCTGGTGCTGTTTTAGGAGTCGGATCCGGCGCTCTGACTGTCCTTCCTGTTATATGCGTGCGTCAAAGGCTTAGGAAACTTATTTGCGCCTAACGACAAGCGGTGGCATTAACTCGTGAGGTGCCCGACAACTCAATATGAAGAGTTTGAAGTGTGATGATGCTTACCAGCCAGCATTTCATCGCTCAGGTAGGAGCGGGCCTCTTGCTGCGCGTCAGTCTGCAAGCAAACATtgtcactttttcttttgtcacgGATTCTGCATGTCGACTGTTTCAATTGGATGAAATTTGATGCAAAATGCCGACATGGTCACGTATCCAGTTATGCTCGCGTGTGTACAGTCTTTCGAGAAAATGCGCTTTTTCTTTCTCGACGGCCGTGCGCTTCAGG is a window encoding:
- the LOC133474283 gene encoding troponin C, skeletal muscle-like, encoding MTDAQQEARSYLSDEMLAEFKAAFDMFDTDGGGDISTKELGTVMRMLGQNPTREELDEIIEEVDEDGSGTIDFEEFLVMMVRLLKEDQAGKSEEELAECFRVFDKNADGYIDKEEFSLIIRSTGEPVTEDEIDELMKDGDKNGDGMLDFDEFLKMMENVQ